The sequence aaaaaagaaaaaaaacatcaTTTTTCAATGGTACTCatggattttttatttttattcccTTTAAAAGATGAGTAATTGAggattttaaatgattattttaatgatgtaaataatgttttcaactattttattgaatcaatttaaCAATGATGATAGAATCATACTTTTTAAatgtataaaataaaaataaaaatttaaaaaataaaaaaacaaactttttttaaatcaaaagataataaaatcattatcttGTACTTGTTAGTATCATACTTcttgattaaaatttatttattttattatttaacttGTATGTCaacataataattttacaaaaaataaaatattccaTATCTCTTGTTTAGGGTTCTGTAGTGGTTAAAAATGGGGTAATTATTTAGTGgggtaaaataaaaaaaaaagataaaaaaaaaaataaaaaaaaagtataaatagaatttttatttttttaatttattccaaaataaaaatcaattgttaaataaataaatataaattaaaaaaaacctaaaaaaatgttattcagtatgtattttttatataaaaaaaaaaacaaattaaaaaaaaaaaacaaaatttaataaacaatttctaattaatttattttattatttttagaatccattatttcattattaaataaatcatcaaatgttgtttcatcatcaaaatcaaatgactgtaatattaattcatttgattcaACATGTAATACTGTCTCAAATAAGAGTTCAACAACATTCTTTACAAGACCAAACTTTGtgaactattaaaaaaaaaaaaaaaaaaaaaaaaaaaaaaaaaaaaaaaaaattaaaaaaattaaagtacgaacttatttattaaaaagggACCGaccaatataaaaaataaaaaaaacaataaaaattagaaattttGTTTGACTTTTCATAAATCATTTGtaaattagtaaaaaaataaaaaaatgctAATTTAACTGTAATGTGTATGAgttaaatttattcaatgACTATGAgttgttaaaaaataaataccaaggatcattttcaaatgaataaatattaaaccattataataatataacacctattttaataaaaaaaaaaaaaaaataaaaataaaaataaaaataaaaaattattatttattatttgaataaaattataattgtgGTAATTTAATTACATCTTGGTATATAATTGTTATgtacttaattttttttaattgaattttatataatttttttcatattttgaatgattcaaataaataattttaaaataaaataaaaaagaaagaaaataatttatttgatttattttttttttttaaaaaatgaaaaagaaaaaactataaatagaataaattaaatcattttttttatcaaaaattattaaacaaataaaattaaaaagtaatactacaaattaaagaaataaaaaaatgaccaacaacaatttaaataaagaaggTTGGTATATAACTTATTCAATatgaaatatatttttaacaaatatagttattaatataatttttatattttcaaaatgatTAAACTTAGTTAATCATTTAGAAAAAGAAGCAGCATCAGtatatgataataaaaaagaagcaACAATTAATGCATATAATGCAACAACAAATGCAATGAGTGATGGTATGAAATATGTTGGtgattcattatcatcagcAGTCGAAGTAACAAAAGATGCAACTATCAATATGTATAATGCAACAACTAATGCAGTGAGTGATGgttatgattttttaaaatcaaaaacaaatgaaTTAATCAGCAATactcaaaatgaaaatgaaaatttaaaagatggtGCTTCAAAGAAAATcgaagaattaaaagataaatcaaGTGAAgtaaaagataatttaaaggAAAAAGGCGAAGAACTAGTTGACGATGCTAAAGATGCTGCTCATAATGcttcaaataaattgaataacGCTAAAGATCAAGTTTCTAATAAAATGGATAATGTAAAAGAtgatataaagaaaaaaggcGAGGAAATAGTTGACGATGCTAAAGATGCTGCCAATAAAGCTTCTGATAAAATGGAACATGTAAAACATGatatatcaaataaatacaatgaaaaaaaaacagaagcTGCTCATAAACTAAATCAAGCTGCAAATAAAATCGAcctataataaaattttaaaacaaaaaattaaataaaaaaaaagattttaaaaaattaattacttttatttaacCAACAATcttatctaaaaaaaaaaaaaccaaaaataaattgtataaaaagaaaaaaaaaataattttatcaatttttattttttattattaatttaattcgtttgtttaatttataatagaaTGTCGCCCAATATTTTAATGTttcaaaagttttttttttttttaataatttacaaagtTTGGTCTTgtaaaaaatgatgatgtaCTTTTCATAACAATGGTATCATTTGTTTgatttattgaattatttaaattgtttgaGATCGATGAATCACTTTTTGAagatgatttaaatgaaaatgaaattaatgattctaaataatttaaaaaaaaaaaaagttaataattaattcattggaaaaaaaaaataaaaaaaatatattgtttaaaaatacatactgaataacattttatattttcttttttatattaatagtttaatttttaatttttattattcgttttaatttgataatgattatttatattttttttctatttatactttttttttttgaccctgttttttttgttttttttttaattttattcttttctaGAAATAACCACactctttattaaaattaaacaatattaaaagagtgttaaaattaaatttagaattgTGTTGTCGACATAAACAttaccttttaaaaaatcaaaagatatgTTATCAACATGTATTAGTTTATGAATTTAGGTTATTATTATGGAAACaatattgttttaatattaattattttattttcaaaataaaccATAGtcttaataattatttttatagttttttattatttaatttaaaaatatatttatttttatgatttttattttagaataaataaaaaccaaaataaaaatatatcaatttttttttttaaattttttaagtaATATGGAACAATTAATTGTTTGGAATGGATATTAGAttcatttattgatttttgtttggtaagtaattgtttttaaaatataaatccactttgatcaaataaatttagaaatagGGAAATAAATTAGagaattaatataaattttaataataaaattttaaaataattattttacaaaGATGCcctcaaataaaatttttcaaaattattaaaaaataaatattcattgcaattgaaattaaaagagtagttttattttatttttattgtttacttatattgatttttgatttttttttataaaagaaatGGTAAATTAGAGTTCTACCTTTTGAAATGAAACCACTTTAAATACAAtcgaaaatttaaaaatgatattgttttttaatcatttttttaatttcatcatttataaatacatCATAAATAATCcctaaaaaattttgatcaaaaaaataatctgaATGacataatttataaataaaaaataaaaaaaaagaataaaaacaTCATTTTTCAATGATACTCatggattttttatttttattcccTTTAAAAGATGAGTAATTGAggattttaaatgattattttaatgatgtaaataatgttttcaactattttattgaatcaatttaaCAATGATGATAGAATCATACTTTTTTTAGTgtgtaaaataataaaaaatatttaaaaaataaaaaacaaactttttttaaatcaaaagataataaaatcattatcttGTACTTGTTAGTATCATACTTcttgattaaaatttatttactttattatttaacttGTATGTCaacataataattttacaaaaaaataaaatattccaTATCTCTTGTTTAGGGTTCAATAGTGGTTAAAAATGGGGTAATTATTTAGTggggtaaaaaaaataaaaatataaaaaaaaaataaaaaaaaaaagtataaatagaatttttattttttaatttattccaaaataaaaatcaattgtttattaaataaatataaattaaataatcctaaaaataaaatgttattcagtatgtattaaaaaaaaaaaaaaaaaatttaataaaaaaaattctaattaatttattttattatttatagaatcaattatttcattatcaaataaatcatcaaatgtctcatcatcaaaaacattattatcaaatgactctaatttaaattcatttgatttaacaTGTAATACTGTCTCAAATAAGAGTTCTACAACATTCTTTACAAGACCAAACTTTgtaaactattaaaaaaaaaaaaaaaaaaaaaaattaattaaagtacgaatcataaaaaaaacttatttattaaaaagggACCGaccaaatatataaaataaaaaaaataaaataaaatttaaaaaaaaaaattattataccGCAATTTTGTATAACTTTTATttgtgaattattaaaaaaaaaaaaaaaaaaataaccagAATTTTTGTAATGAAAAACTGTAATATTTGATTTGTATGAGATTTAAGAAAtccaaaaaaagattatttaatgactatgattaaattaaaccatcataataatatcaacccatatttttataaatttccccaaaaaaaataaaaaaaataaaaaaaataaaaataaaaaaaaaaaaaataaaataattatttattatttgaataaatataattgtgGTAATATAATTACATCTAGGTacataattaatttttttttaattgagttttaaataattatttttcatattttaaaaaatattcaaataaataattatttatattaaaaaaaaaaagaaataattaatttgatttaatttttttttaaaaaaatgaaaagaaaatactataaatagaataaattaattcattatttcaatcaaaaaatattaaacaaataaaattaaaaagtaatactacaaaatatagaaataacaaaaaagaaaataaaaaatgacaaacaacaatttaaataaagaaggTTGGTATACAATGTTatgaaatataatttaatatatagttattaataaaaatttttttatttattaataattacaaaattTAGTTAATCGTTTAGAAAAACAAGCAGTATTAGTATATGATAATACAAAAGAAGCAACAATCAATGCATACAATGTCACAACAAACGCAATGAGTGATGGTATGAAATATGTTAGtgattcattatcatcagcAGTCGAAGTAACAAAAGATGCAACTATCAATATGTATAATGCAACAACTAATGCAGTGAGTGATGGTTATAcatctttaaaatcaaaaacaagtGAATTAATCAGCGATactcaaaatgaaaatgaaaatttaaaagatggtGCTTCAAAGAAAATcgaagaattaaaagataaatcaaGTGAagtaaaagatattttaaaggAAAAAGGTGAAGAACTAGTTGAAGATGCTAAAGATGCTGCTCATAATGcttcaaataaattgaataatGCTAAAGATCAAGTTTCTGATAAAATGGATAAtgtaaaaaatgatataGAGAAAAAAGGTGACGATGCTAAAGATGCTAAAGATGCTGCCAATAatgtttcaaataaaatgaataatgtTAAAGATCAAGTTTCTGATAAAATGGATAATATTAAAGAcgatataaagaaaaaaggtAAAGAATTAGTTGACGATGCTAAAGATGCTGCCAATAATGcttcaaataaattgaataacGCTAAAGATCAAGTTTCAGATAAAATGGAACATGTAAAACATGATATATCAAACAAATACAATGAAACAAAAACAGAAGCTGCTCCTAAACTAAATCAAGCTGCAAATAAAATCgaccaacaataataataataaaaaattaaaaaaatatttataaaaaatttattatacttTTGTTTATAGATTAATAAAatctaataaattttgaaacgAAATCActtgttaatttattaataaattcagtattttcaattgaaatataAATTGATTCTAATGAAATTGGTAAAGAATTTGAGAGAGTTGTTTGATCTTGATAAAAACGTTGATtcttaattattaatttttttaatttatttggaaGTAAATTTGGTTCAAatgatatatttttatattttggaCCAAATGTTAAAGAGGTAATATTTGGAGGTAAATGACCAATTGGtattttcttttcaaaaaaacCTAAATATAATGATTGAAGTGAATGGAAATTTGAAAGATCTGGTAATTCTCCTTTAATACTAGACAATTCTAAATGAgttattgattttgaagGTATAGCTGAGAGTGGAAATGGTTTATCATATTCAGAACCTAATactaatgattttaaatttgtatgtaaaaataaatcatttggtAATGTTTGATTAAACTTTGCACCAAACTTTATTGATTCAAGTGTTGATGGTatcatttctttattaaGTTTTCTATTAAACCGATTTCCCAAAATCAATACCTTCAATTGCTTTGGtaatgaattttcattaaattctttatcatAACTTGAACCCATTGTAAGTGAAGTGAGATTCTTTGGTAGAATTGTTGTTTCTAATGGTGAATGTAATTCttgattaaaatcatttccaACTTTATggaaaaatattatttgagaATTGATTTGGTGTTATTACTTGATTGAAGTAATTATCAAATTGAATCGATGTTATTGACCCtccaatatcttttttagCATTAAAATCTCTGGAATTCATTTCTGAATTAAATTCTCTGGAAAGTGTAGTTACTGAATTTGGTATTGCCCCATACTCAATCACACCTCCATAATCATTCTCcaatattaatgattttaatgaattctttgaatataattgatcaataattttaatatcttgtGAAAATCCATTACCAAACTCTAAATGTTTAATTGCTTCAGGTACCAAactttctttattaaatgtaccttcatcatcatcatcatctttacaATTagttgatattttattatttacaaatggtTGGTCAAAttcatcaccaaatttaataCTTGTTACTGATTGAggaattatatttttatttaatgcttgattaaatgattcactaaaaataattgtttttactGTATTTGGTATTGAGTTTTCATTTAATGTTGCACTGAATTCATATTGAAATTCTAATTCCTCTAAATCTGATGGTAATAATCCAAAACTTAAATTCCCTCTTTCATTATAATCATACTCTATTGAATTAATATAACttgaatatttataatttaataatgaatcataTGTCATATATAATTTCctatttaaatgaatattatataatctaagatgaaataatatattatttttaatatatttatttttccaaactttttcaaataacattgtattattgttattattattattattattatttttgttattctcattatcattattattaatactaatacTCGAATGTTTATCATCTTCGTGAAAAAGTTtgatctttttatttattttaaaattattatttttataaatttcaggaaagtttttattattttcaattattatttgaagtgAATGATACtctaaactattattattatttaaagtatttatatttattatttcattgaaattattattttggtgatgaaatgatttaaaatggttatataatgaattatactgttttatatttaatcCTTTCATCATTTGGTatcttttttcaataaaatctccactaatattttaaatttttaataaaaattaataggaGAGAGTggatatataataattataaaacacATACTCTTGATTGGAAGAGACTATGATCGAGTTTACCCTACTAaagtaatttaataattgatctaTGGAGATATAAACTCCAttgattgataatattaataaactcTTTAACAATGTTTCCTCTTTGCTAATTAGAGAATCAAAAATTGATTTCTCCATTGCCATAAAGGATTGTGTGGtgaatttctatttttaaaaaaaaaaaaaaaaaaatgaaaaaaagagttttttttttttttttttttttttttttttcaagatATTTTCGCTCAACCACTTtccttttatttattttgttattatatTTCTCTGATTTTTAAGattcttaaaaaaattgataacaggtaaaataataaaaataaaaaatttaataataataaaaaaaaaaattaaaaaaaataataatttgtttttagttaaaaaataaaaccaataaaaataataaaaataattctattgaaaaaataaagaaaattaatacaatttcaaaataataaataaatttaattatttatggtgtaatttaaaaaaaaaagtgtcaTTGCttgttgaaaaataaaaaaacattgtttgagattatttttgatttttttttttatcctcgaaaaaaaagatttttatctttttttctcttttttttttttttttttttttttatattagaTATTTATAGTATTGGTTGTTtatggttgtggttgtggttgggTTATATTTGAAAACTGATATTTTTATGATCGATTGGTGGAAgttgtttatattttttttatttgaatttggaaaaaattattttgtatttttttttttacttttttattattatttaacaattataattttttttttttttttttaataaaaattataataattaaacaaaaacaaatttttccTTTtgtttaaatcaatttaaattattaattttttttgctattgatggtttttttattttttaattttcataacTTTCCGACcactttttgaaaaaaatgaacATGATATTTTTTAGGGCTGCACCAAATTAGCGAAAAAAAAACTCgattttctttgtttttatgTGGGTTTTTGTTTGTCAATAAAAGGTTACAGAAATGTGGTGGCAGCCTCATATAAATTCGTTGTTGATTTctgaaaattattaaattgtttttccTATCTATCTTGATCAAATTGAGATTATTTAGCATTCACatattttttcttctttttttttttgtggaaataagaaaaacaaaaaaaaaaaaactataaattaaaaactaattagttttttttttttttttttttctattgaaataaataggtaaatagaaaaatttttactcaatatataaatttatttatatgaaaaaaagaatgggTTCATATAAAAGTTCATCAAAATCCTCTTCGTCAGAATCTtcttcaaaatcattaattttaggTTTCACTAAATCAATGGAAAAAGGTATGTATTcaatacaaaaaaataaaaaaaatagaaataaataaatattatattattaacacataaaaaaaaaaaaaaaaaaaaaaaaactttaaaggATCTTTTGGTGTTTTATATGCGATGATTAAAGGCAATACATTCCCAAAAATACTAACAATTTTAAGTATTTTAATAGAATTTTGTCGTAagcattatttaaaaatatc comes from Dictyostelium discoideum AX4 chromosome 2 chromosome, whole genome shotgun sequence and encodes:
- a CDS encoding hypothetical protein (Similar to K08H10.2a.p); translation: MTNNNLNKEVNRLEKQAVLVYDNTKEATINAYNVTTNAMSDGMKYVSDSLSSAVEVTKDATINMYNATTNAVSDGYTSLKSKTSELISDTQNENENLKDGASKKIEELKDKSSEVKDILKEKGEELVEDAKDAAHNASNKLNNAKDQVSDKMDNVKNDIEKKGDDAKDAKDAANNVSNKMNNVKDQVSDKMDNIKDDIKKKGKELVDDAKDAANNASNKLNNAKDQVSDKMEHVKHDISNKYNETKTEAAPKLNQAANKIDQQ